From Achromobacter spanius, a single genomic window includes:
- a CDS encoding DUF2231 domain-containing protein, translating into MTPLIENRYALTVRPMPAVFLAGMFPLFLGAALADAAYAQTFHIQWNNFASWLLVGGLLFGAIALLFAIVDLFRATQRARGIVPYAVVLLAAWLVGLFNALLHARDAWASMPTALILSAVGAVLSLLALWLGFRTPHIRGPL; encoded by the coding sequence GTGACCCCACTCATCGAAAATCGGTACGCCCTTACCGTGCGCCCCATGCCTGCGGTGTTCCTTGCCGGGATGTTTCCCTTGTTTCTCGGCGCGGCACTCGCGGATGCTGCCTATGCGCAGACTTTCCACATCCAATGGAACAATTTCGCCTCCTGGCTGTTAGTCGGGGGCCTGCTGTTCGGCGCGATTGCGTTGCTGTTTGCGATCGTGGACCTGTTCCGGGCCACGCAGCGCGCGCGCGGCATCGTGCCCTATGCGGTGGTGCTGCTGGCGGCCTGGCTTGTGGGCCTGTTCAACGCGCTTCTGCACGCCCGCGACGCCTGGGCAAGCATGCCCACCGCACTGATCCTGTCCGCGGTGGGTGCCGTGCTGTCGCTGCTGGCGCTATGGCTGGGTTTTCGCACGCCGCACATCCGGGGGCCGCTATGA
- a CDS encoding PQQ-dependent sugar dehydrogenase — protein MAGVCSAQAGGQYGPSPDLPKPERGLLPDMVIAKPSPWGDKVPTVPEGYKISAIATDLKIPRQTLVLPNGDILVAEGRGGSAPDLKPKDVIAAVIKARGTSPVKGGNRLTLLRDPEGDGTYEASVFAENLNAPYGLALIGNQLYVANQDALVRFEYQPGQTKASGPPEVVTPLPAEINHHWTKALTASADGQYLYVGIGSNSNITERGMTAEVDRARVWRVNASTGEYKTYATGLRNPTALTIQPDTGQLWAVVNERDEIGPDLVPDYLTTVKEGAFYGWPYSYWGKNVDDRVRPQDPAKVASAIAPDYSLGSHVAALGVDFSDASMGDRFANGVFVGEHGSWNRKDPVGYKVVFVPFTDGRPSGPPVDFVAGFRDSDGTTRGRPVGVTVDPKGALIVADDLSNTIWRVTPTQPAQPAQPPKPVAAARP, from the coding sequence ATGGCAGGCGTGTGCAGCGCGCAGGCCGGAGGCCAATACGGACCTTCCCCCGATCTGCCCAAGCCCGAACGCGGCCTGCTGCCCGATATGGTCATCGCCAAGCCTTCCCCGTGGGGCGACAAGGTGCCCACCGTTCCCGAGGGCTACAAGATTTCGGCCATTGCCACCGATCTGAAGATTCCCCGGCAGACGCTCGTGCTGCCCAATGGCGACATCCTGGTGGCCGAAGGCCGCGGCGGCAGTGCGCCCGATCTCAAACCCAAAGACGTGATTGCGGCCGTCATCAAGGCCCGGGGCACCAGCCCGGTCAAGGGCGGCAACCGGCTGACGCTGCTGCGCGACCCGGAAGGCGACGGCACCTACGAGGCTTCGGTTTTTGCTGAAAACCTCAACGCGCCGTACGGTCTGGCGCTGATCGGGAATCAGCTTTACGTCGCCAATCAGGACGCGCTGGTGCGGTTCGAGTACCAACCGGGGCAGACCAAGGCGAGCGGACCGCCCGAAGTCGTCACGCCGCTTCCGGCCGAGATCAACCATCACTGGACGAAGGCGCTGACCGCCAGCGCCGATGGGCAGTATCTGTACGTGGGCATCGGTTCCAACAGCAACATCACCGAACGCGGCATGACGGCTGAAGTTGACCGCGCACGGGTGTGGCGCGTGAATGCCAGCACCGGCGAATACAAGACCTACGCCACGGGACTGCGCAACCCGACCGCGCTCACGATTCAGCCCGACACCGGCCAACTGTGGGCCGTGGTCAACGAACGCGATGAGATCGGTCCCGATCTGGTGCCCGACTATCTGACGACGGTCAAGGAAGGCGCCTTCTACGGCTGGCCCTACAGCTACTGGGGCAAGAACGTGGACGACCGCGTCCGGCCGCAGGATCCGGCCAAGGTCGCGTCGGCCATCGCGCCCGATTACAGCCTGGGCTCGCACGTCGCGGCGCTGGGCGTCGATTTCTCGGACGCTTCCATGGGGGATCGCTTTGCCAACGGCGTCTTCGTCGGCGAGCACGGCAGCTGGAACCGCAAGGATCCGGTTGGCTACAAGGTGGTCTTCGTGCCGTTCACGGACGGCCGGCCATCTGGCCCGCCCGTCGACTTCGTCGCAGGCTTTCGCGACAGCGACGGCACGACGCGCGGCCGGCCGGTGGGCGTGACGGTGGACCCGAAGGGCGCGCTTATTGTCGCGGACGACTTGTCGAACACGATCTGGCGAGTCACCCCCACGCAGCCGGCACAGCCTGCGCAACCGCCCAAGCCGGTCGCTGCGGCGCGGCCCTGA
- a CDS encoding DUF2946 family protein, whose amino-acid sequence MSIHRDSAFQPRGLPWRLLVCLAMAAFVLRAFIPTGYMAGPSTTSLMLTLCEAGGTMNVTFDLPGEQDSKHVAGEACAFGALAAHVILPDTGLVPVLSARAAYAAPEIPVYRATPPLPALGPPLGSRAPPSLSS is encoded by the coding sequence ATGTCGATTCACCGGGACTCTGCGTTTCAGCCCCGCGGCCTGCCTTGGCGCTTGCTCGTCTGCCTGGCAATGGCCGCTTTTGTGCTGCGCGCTTTCATCCCGACCGGCTACATGGCGGGGCCATCCACGACCTCGCTGATGCTGACGCTGTGCGAAGCCGGCGGCACGATGAACGTGACGTTCGACTTGCCGGGAGAGCAGGATTCCAAGCACGTTGCGGGTGAGGCCTGCGCTTTTGGCGCCCTCGCCGCGCACGTGATCTTGCCGGACACGGGGCTTGTGCCCGTGCTGTCCGCGCGGGCCGCCTACGCCGCGCCCGAAATCCCCGTCTACCGGGCCACGCCGCCGCTTCCGGCCCTGGGGCCGCCTCTAGGGTCACGCGCCCCGCCTTCCCTGTCTTCCTGA
- a CDS encoding TonB-dependent receptor yields MTIVRTHACLGTTLILAAFNAAAQTAPATLAPITVVGGADTALTTEASTGSNLGLTPMQTPASVDIISREQIESRGDASVIEAITRAPGFSAAPHPGNGNSALSVRGFTDSTSVMRLYDGLRQYGGVGLTFPFDTWSVERIEVLRGPASVIYGDGAIGGVVNVIPKRPTRGPIQNEVQATIGTQDTARLGLGSGGALSDTLSYRLDVSGNYTDGYVDRGQSGDATFSGALRWDATPDLNMTLSYAYGYQRPMRYFGTPMINGEQDDAVRKQNYNVADSFMRFRDQWTQLDTVWTPNDATTVRARLYHVQSDRDWRNAERYVYNPATSLIDRSDNTQITHDQTQTGLTTSAVFKGSLAGLDNTVSVGFDVNHATFKHINNTYTGSSGSVDPYDPAHGQYQSDVPFIPRYRNKADQFALFMEDRLALTSKWSIIGGLRYDHAKVTRDDLVTDQRALSKTFSDVGWRIGTVYDVTPDLAVYAQYAEAADPVSGLLMISPSNASFELSRGKQIEVGLKQNFMDGRGEWTLAAYEIRKTNLLSRDADDPSLRVQVGEQSSRGLETSLSLAVAPGWTIDANATVLRAKYDDFSESVGGAAVSRAGNVPPNVPQRLANLWLSWNFQPGWTAMGGMRYVGKRYADSANTIELPSYTTTDLALRWDVNKDTAITARGFNIFDRAYFTTAYYTNTQWMYGPSRRFELTLNHRF; encoded by the coding sequence TTGACCATCGTTCGTACGCACGCGTGCCTCGGCACGACGCTGATCCTGGCCGCTTTCAACGCTGCCGCCCAAACCGCTCCCGCCACGCTCGCCCCCATCACCGTGGTCGGCGGCGCCGACACGGCGCTCACCACGGAGGCCTCCACCGGCTCCAATCTGGGCCTCACGCCCATGCAGACGCCCGCCAGCGTCGACATCATTTCGCGAGAGCAGATCGAGTCCCGCGGCGACGCCAGCGTGATCGAAGCGATCACCCGCGCACCGGGCTTCTCGGCCGCGCCCCACCCCGGCAACGGCAACAGCGCCCTGTCGGTGCGCGGCTTCACCGACAGCACGTCGGTCATGCGGCTGTACGACGGACTGCGCCAATACGGCGGCGTCGGCCTGACGTTTCCGTTCGACACGTGGTCGGTCGAGCGCATCGAGGTGCTGCGCGGGCCCGCGTCCGTCATCTACGGCGACGGCGCGATCGGCGGCGTCGTAAACGTGATCCCCAAGCGCCCCACCCGCGGGCCGATCCAGAACGAGGTGCAGGCAACCATCGGCACGCAAGACACGGCGCGGCTGGGCCTGGGCAGCGGCGGCGCGCTCAGCGATACGTTGTCGTATCGCCTGGACGTCAGCGGCAACTACACGGACGGTTATGTCGACCGGGGCCAGTCGGGCGACGCCACGTTCTCCGGCGCGCTGCGTTGGGACGCCACGCCCGACCTGAACATGACGTTGAGCTATGCCTACGGCTACCAGCGCCCGATGCGGTATTTCGGCACGCCGATGATCAACGGCGAGCAGGACGACGCCGTGCGCAAGCAGAACTACAACGTCGCCGACAGCTTCATGCGCTTTCGCGACCAGTGGACGCAGCTGGACACCGTCTGGACGCCGAACGACGCGACCACGGTGCGCGCGCGCCTTTACCACGTGCAGAGCGACCGTGATTGGCGCAATGCCGAACGCTACGTCTACAACCCCGCGACGAGCCTGATCGACCGATCGGACAACACGCAGATCACGCATGACCAGACCCAGACCGGGCTGACGACGAGCGCCGTCTTCAAGGGCTCGCTGGCCGGTCTGGACAACACGGTGTCCGTGGGTTTCGATGTCAACCACGCCACGTTCAAGCACATCAACAACACGTACACGGGCAGTTCGGGATCGGTGGATCCGTATGACCCGGCTCACGGGCAGTACCAGAGCGACGTGCCGTTCATTCCGCGTTACCGCAACAAGGCCGACCAGTTCGCCCTGTTCATGGAAGACCGCCTGGCGCTGACCAGCAAGTGGTCCATCATCGGCGGCCTGCGCTACGACCACGCGAAGGTCACGCGCGACGACCTGGTCACCGATCAGCGCGCCTTGTCCAAGACGTTTTCCGACGTGGGCTGGCGCATCGGCACCGTGTATGACGTGACCCCGGATCTGGCCGTCTATGCGCAATACGCGGAAGCCGCCGATCCGGTCAGCGGGCTCTTGATGATCAGCCCGTCCAACGCGTCATTCGAGCTGTCGCGCGGCAAGCAGATCGAGGTCGGCCTGAAGCAGAACTTCATGGACGGACGCGGCGAATGGACACTCGCGGCCTACGAGATCCGCAAGACCAATCTGCTGTCGCGCGACGCCGACGATCCCAGCCTTCGGGTGCAGGTAGGCGAGCAATCGTCGCGCGGTCTGGAAACGTCGCTGTCGCTGGCGGTCGCGCCCGGCTGGACGATCGACGCCAATGCCACGGTGCTGCGGGCCAAGTACGACGACTTCTCCGAGTCCGTCGGCGGCGCGGCCGTGTCGCGCGCGGGCAATGTCCCGCCCAATGTGCCGCAACGCCTGGCCAACCTGTGGCTGAGCTGGAACTTCCAGCCGGGCTGGACCGCAATGGGCGGCATGCGCTATGTGGGCAAACGGTATGCGGACAGCGCCAACACCATCGAACTGCCGTCCTACACCACGACAGACCTGGCGCTGCGCTGGGATGTGAACAAGGACACCGCCATCACGGCCCGGGGCTTCAACATCTTCGACCGCGCGTACTTCACGACCGCCTACTACACCAACACCCAGTGGATGTATGGGCCGAGCCGCCGGTTCGAGCTGACGCTGAATCACCGCTTCTGA
- a CDS encoding PepSY domain-containing protein, whose product MDVKARLRRLTYLAHRWLGVGGCLLMLVWFLSGIVMLYVGYPKLTPEERFASLPVLAADAFKPLAAAQSGGTLAVLTSVRGEPTYIAPTPDGPRAWSARTGQADGAVTADMAVAAAHAFWPAGAARYAGLIDEDRWTHSRGLDRHRPLHKVSMEGDAAGTLYVSSATGEVVLDAPIAQQRWNYVGAWLHWLYMARDRSVDPVWSWMVIALSAVCTVLAVSGTVVGVWRWRFRGRYKTGARTPYREGWMRWHHIIGLAFSAFVCTWIFSGLMSMNPGGLFAGSDPGPDRQAMAGAQLAAPIADPQPVLQVLHDAGFQPVQLEWRRMAGQPYVLARDAMAGSRIVRREDGALIVQPAWQPEAVLDAARALFPGATVQATLLDHYDAYYYARHAEAMNGGAPRGLPVLRLDFDTPAGDRVYVDLRTGEPVLSLSGAQRVGRWLFYFLHSWDTPALLNAGVGRDLALILLSLGGLAVSATGIVLGARRLGWSRGRQ is encoded by the coding sequence ATGGACGTCAAGGCGCGCCTGCGCAGGCTGACCTACCTGGCGCATCGCTGGCTGGGGGTCGGCGGCTGCCTGCTGATGCTGGTGTGGTTTCTCAGCGGCATCGTCATGCTGTATGTCGGCTACCCGAAGCTGACGCCCGAAGAGCGGTTCGCCAGCCTGCCCGTGCTGGCTGCGGACGCTTTCAAGCCGTTGGCCGCGGCGCAGTCCGGCGGCACACTTGCCGTGCTGACATCGGTGCGCGGCGAGCCGACCTACATCGCGCCAACCCCGGACGGCCCGCGCGCCTGGTCCGCCCGAACCGGCCAGGCTGATGGCGCGGTGACGGCGGACATGGCCGTGGCCGCGGCGCATGCCTTTTGGCCTGCGGGCGCGGCCCGGTATGCGGGCCTGATCGACGAGGACCGCTGGACGCATTCGCGCGGGCTGGACCGCCATCGCCCGCTGCATAAGGTGAGCATGGAGGGAGACGCCGCAGGCACGCTGTATGTGTCGTCAGCGACGGGCGAAGTCGTGCTGGACGCACCGATTGCGCAACAGCGCTGGAACTACGTCGGCGCGTGGCTGCACTGGCTGTACATGGCGCGCGACCGGTCCGTCGATCCGGTCTGGAGCTGGATGGTGATCGCGCTGTCGGCCGTCTGCACCGTGCTGGCGGTCAGCGGCACGGTCGTCGGCGTGTGGCGATGGCGCTTTCGCGGCCGCTACAAAACGGGCGCGCGCACGCCGTACCGCGAGGGCTGGATGCGCTGGCACCACATCATCGGCCTCGCCTTCAGCGCGTTTGTCTGCACCTGGATCTTCAGCGGGCTGATGTCGATGAATCCGGGCGGGCTATTCGCCGGCTCCGATCCCGGCCCTGACCGGCAAGCCATGGCGGGCGCGCAACTCGCCGCGCCGATCGCGGACCCGCAGCCGGTGCTGCAGGTGCTGCACGATGCGGGTTTTCAACCCGTTCAGCTCGAATGGCGCCGGATGGCGGGCCAGCCGTACGTGCTGGCGCGCGACGCGATGGCAGGCAGCCGCATTGTTCGCCGAGAGGATGGCGCATTGATCGTGCAGCCGGCGTGGCAGCCTGAAGCAGTCCTTGACGCCGCGCGCGCGCTGTTTCCCGGCGCGACCGTTCAAGCGACGTTGCTCGATCACTACGATGCCTACTACTACGCGCGCCACGCCGAAGCGATGAACGGCGGCGCACCACGCGGGCTGCCAGTCCTTCGCCTGGATTTCGACACCCCGGCCGGCGACCGCGTCTACGTGGATCTGCGCACCGGCGAACCGGTGCTCAGCCTGTCCGGCGCGCAGCGGGTCGGACGCTGGCTCTTCTACTTTTTGCATAGCTGGGACACGCCCGCCCTGCTGAATGCCGGTGTGGGGCGGGACCTGGCGCTTATCCTCTTGAGCCTCGGCGGCCTGGCCGTGTCCGCCACCGGCATCGTGCTGGGCGCGCGGCGGCTGGGCTGGTCGCGCGGGCGCCAGTAG
- a CDS encoding c-type cytochrome has translation MKRWKRTAALTLVAAAATAGAVGGAVVYFGMYDVTATSPHTTPVHHLLDVALTRAVKMRSADIVPPELDAAERIQNGSHLYRAHCAQCHGGPGVAPQPYALGLNPAPAALVATARMRTAAEIFWVTRQGIKMTGMPAWQYRLSDDEIWDVVAFLRVLPGLSAEDYRRGEDDQPPATPLEKVQPAARVGDARAGRDALQQYLCVTCHAIPGVPGAWNYVGPALDQMGERPYIAGVLPNTPANMERWLRNPTDVKPGTAMPGLGVSEQDAKDIAAFLRTLTEGP, from the coding sequence CTGGAAGCGCACCGCCGCGCTCACGCTTGTTGCTGCCGCCGCCACCGCCGGCGCGGTGGGTGGCGCCGTGGTGTATTTCGGCATGTATGACGTGACCGCCACGTCGCCGCACACCACGCCGGTGCACCATCTGCTTGATGTCGCGTTGACGCGGGCCGTGAAGATGCGGTCGGCCGACATCGTGCCGCCCGAGCTGGACGCGGCCGAACGCATCCAGAACGGCTCGCACCTGTACCGCGCCCACTGCGCCCAATGCCACGGCGGGCCGGGGGTGGCGCCGCAGCCGTACGCGCTGGGGCTGAACCCGGCGCCGGCTGCGCTGGTTGCGACCGCGCGGATGCGGACGGCGGCCGAGATTTTCTGGGTCACACGGCAGGGCATCAAAATGACCGGCATGCCGGCGTGGCAGTATCGGCTGTCCGACGACGAGATCTGGGATGTGGTGGCGTTTCTGCGTGTGTTGCCGGGTCTGTCCGCCGAAGACTATCGGCGCGGCGAAGATGACCAACCGCCCGCCACGCCGCTTGAAAAGGTCCAGCCGGCGGCCCGCGTAGGAGATGCCCGGGCCGGCCGCGATGCGCTGCAGCAATATCTTTGCGTGACCTGCCATGCGATTCCGGGCGTGCCAGGCGCGTGGAACTACGTGGGCCCGGCGCTGGATCAGATGGGTGAGCGGCCGTACATCGCGGGCGTCCTGCCCAATACGCCCGCCAATATGGAGCGCTGGCTGCGCAATCCAACAGACGTCAAACCGGGCACGGCCATGCCCGGCCTGGGCGTCAGCGAACAGGACGCCAAGGATATCGCCGCGTTCCTGCGCACATTGACCGAGGGGCCGTGA